One genomic window of Roseateles sp. DAIF2 includes the following:
- a CDS encoding HAD family hydrolase, which produces MNIVFDFGGVLFRWHPPSFLARVWPHRVADEAAGKAVAGQFFQHYAGDWGAFDQGLIGAEEVTDRIAARTGWPRTEVAQVVAAVPDELALLPDTVALIEELKAAGHRLFYLSNMPEPYADHLERSHPLRDWFERGLFSGRVKQSKPGAEIYRLATEQFGVPAESCLFLDDHPANIDAAHAAGWQALHFTSAEAVRPRLRELGLLL; this is translated from the coding sequence ATGAATATCGTTTTCGATTTCGGCGGCGTGCTGTTCCGCTGGCATCCGCCCAGTTTCCTGGCTCGTGTCTGGCCGCATCGGGTGGCAGACGAGGCGGCCGGCAAGGCCGTGGCGGGCCAGTTCTTCCAGCACTACGCCGGGGATTGGGGCGCCTTCGACCAGGGCCTGATCGGTGCGGAGGAGGTGACGGACCGCATCGCGGCGCGCACCGGCTGGCCGCGCACCGAGGTGGCGCAGGTGGTGGCCGCGGTGCCGGACGAACTGGCCCTGCTGCCCGATACCGTGGCCCTGATCGAGGAGCTGAAGGCGGCCGGCCATCGGCTCTTCTACCTCTCCAATATGCCCGAGCCCTATGCGGACCATCTGGAGCGCAGCCATCCGCTGCGCGACTGGTTCGAGCGAGGCCTGTTCTCGGGGCGGGTCAAGCAGTCCAAGCCGGGCGCCGAGATCTATCGTCTGGCGACCGAGCAGTTCGGCGTGCCGGCCGAGAGCTGCCTGTTCCTGGACGATCACCCGGCCAATATCGACGCGGCCCATGCCGCCGGCTGGCAGGCGCTGCACTTCACGAGCGCCGAGGCGGTGCGGCCGCGGCTGCGCGAGCTGGGCCTACTGCTCTAG
- a CDS encoding DNA gyrase inhibitor YacG — translation MSSSTSDPSAAKPPRIVPCPTCGGDSVFAPSNLWRPFCSERCRQLDLGAWASESFRVQAAPPSEDQDLEQ, via the coding sequence ATGAGCAGCAGTACCTCCGACCCGAGCGCGGCCAAGCCGCCGCGCATCGTGCCCTGCCCCACCTGCGGTGGGGACAGCGTTTTCGCGCCCAGCAATCTGTGGCGCCCCTTCTGCAGCGAGCGCTGCCGCCAGCTCGATCTGGGCGCCTGGGCCAGCGAGAGCTTTCGCGTGCAGGCCGCGCCGCCCAGCGAGGATCAGGACCTAGAGCAGTAG
- the zapD gene encoding cell division protein ZapD: protein MVLYEYPFNESIRTMLRLEHLFDRLGQLMARETPLDHHFALVTIFEIMDVASRADLKSDLLKELERHKAQLNSYRGNPAIAEEALDEVIRRIDHAFNGLNQLNGKAGHALTANEWLMSIRSRISIPGGTCEFDLPAYYSWQQLLPVRRRNDLMSWAQTLMPMAEALQVLLSLLRDSGAPHKVAAQSGQFQQSLAAGKTYQLLRMRLDPSLGLIPEISGHRLMVSIRLMRQDEEGRLKPAQQDASFELTLCA from the coding sequence TTGGTCCTCTACGAATATCCGTTCAACGAAAGCATCCGCACGATGCTGCGCCTGGAGCATCTGTTCGACCGACTCGGTCAGCTGATGGCGCGCGAAACCCCGCTGGACCACCATTTCGCCCTGGTCACGATCTTCGAGATCATGGACGTGGCCTCGCGCGCCGACCTGAAGTCCGATCTGCTGAAGGAGCTGGAGCGCCACAAGGCCCAGCTCAACAGCTATCGCGGCAACCCGGCGATCGCCGAGGAGGCGCTGGACGAGGTGATCCGCCGCATCGACCATGCCTTCAACGGGCTGAACCAGCTCAATGGCAAGGCCGGCCATGCGCTGACCGCCAACGAATGGTTGATGAGCATCCGCAGCCGCATCAGCATCCCGGGCGGCACCTGCGAGTTCGACCTGCCGGCTTACTACAGCTGGCAGCAGCTGCTGCCGGTGCGCCGCCGCAACGACCTGATGAGCTGGGCCCAGACCCTGATGCCGATGGCCGAGGCGCTGCAGGTGCTCTTGAGCCTGCTGCGCGACTCGGGCGCGCCGCACAAGGTGGCAGCCCAGAGCGGCCAGTTCCAGCAGAGCCTGGCCGCCGGCAAGACCTATCAGCTGTTGCGCATGCGCCTGGACCCCAGCCTGGGCCTGATCCCGGAGATCAGCGGCCACCGGCTGATGGTCTCGATCCGGCTGATGCGCCAGGACGAGGAAGGCCGCCTCAAACCCGCCCAGCAAGATGCCAGCTTCGAGCTGACCCTGTGCGCCTGA
- the coaE gene encoding dephospho-CoA kinase (Dephospho-CoA kinase (CoaE) performs the final step in coenzyme A biosynthesis.), whose protein sequence is MPLRIGLSGGIGSGKSTVAALLAEAGAAVIDTDAISRALTAAAGAALPAIEAAFGPAVIAADGALDRVRMRELVFADPPTLQRLEAILHPMIGAETDRLAQAAADRALIVFDVPLLVESGRWRARVDRVLIVDCAAETQIARVMARSGWTREAVEAVLRKQATRAQRRAAADALIHNDGLDLDALRRLVLALAARWG, encoded by the coding sequence GTGCCGCTGCGCATCGGCCTGAGCGGCGGCATCGGCAGCGGCAAGAGCACGGTGGCCGCGCTGCTGGCCGAGGCCGGCGCGGCCGTGATCGACACCGATGCGATCTCGCGCGCGCTCACCGCCGCCGCCGGTGCCGCGCTGCCGGCCATCGAAGCCGCCTTCGGCCCCGCGGTGATCGCCGCCGATGGCGCGCTGGACCGCGTCCGCATGCGCGAGCTGGTGTTCGCCGACCCGCCGACCCTGCAGCGACTCGAGGCCATCCTGCATCCAATGATCGGCGCGGAGACCGACCGGCTGGCGCAGGCAGCGGCCGACCGGGCGTTGATCGTGTTCGACGTGCCGCTGCTGGTCGAATCGGGCCGCTGGCGCGCCCGCGTCGACCGCGTGCTGATCGTCGACTGCGCGGCCGAGACCCAGATCGCGCGCGTGATGGCGCGCTCCGGCTGGACCCGCGAGGCGGTCGAGGCCGTGCTGCGCAAGCAGGCCACGCGCGCGCAACGCCGCGCCGCGGCCGATGCGCTGATCCACAATGACGGACTTGATCTCGACGCCTTGCGCCGTCTCGTGCTGGCCCTGGCCGCGCGCTGGGGCTAA
- a CDS encoding A24 family peptidase — protein MIQDYEWLLSPWGLGVLGLCIGSFLNVAVHRLPLMLERQWRLEACAQLGDGADLQKAGFAKAQADRLAADAEAFHDHLERQPALGIARPRSRCPHCGHAIAWHENLPLIGWLRLGGRCAGCKARISIRYPLVELGTGALFAALGWRFGAQPLALLWCGFGATLLALALIDWDTTLLPDSINQPLLWAGLIAALAGWTLPLDKALIGALVGYLSLWSVYWLFKLATGKEGMGYGDFKLLAALGAWLGWQMVLPIVLGASLIGAIVGIAMKLNSALREGRYVPFGPFLAGGGLVVLFAGSERVLGWLGWA, from the coding sequence ATGATCCAAGACTACGAATGGCTGCTCTCGCCCTGGGGCCTGGGCGTGCTGGGCCTGTGCATCGGCAGCTTCCTGAATGTGGCGGTGCACCGCCTGCCGCTGATGCTGGAACGCCAATGGCGGCTTGAGGCCTGTGCCCAGTTGGGCGACGGTGCCGACCTGCAGAAGGCCGGCTTCGCCAAGGCCCAGGCCGACCGGCTGGCCGCGGACGCCGAGGCCTTTCACGACCATCTGGAGCGGCAGCCCGCGCTGGGCATCGCCCGGCCGCGCTCGCGCTGCCCGCATTGCGGCCATGCGATCGCCTGGCACGAGAACCTGCCGCTGATCGGCTGGCTGCGCCTGGGTGGCCGCTGCGCCGGCTGCAAGGCGCGCATCTCGATCCGTTATCCGCTGGTGGAACTGGGGACCGGCGCGCTGTTCGCCGCGCTCGGCTGGCGCTTCGGCGCCCAGCCGCTCGCGTTGCTGTGGTGCGGCTTCGGCGCCACGCTGCTGGCTCTCGCCCTGATCGACTGGGACACCACCCTGCTGCCCGATTCGATCAACCAGCCCCTGCTGTGGGCCGGCCTGATCGCGGCGCTGGCGGGCTGGACCCTGCCGCTGGACAAGGCGCTGATCGGCGCGCTGGTCGGCTATCTCTCGCTGTGGTCGGTCTACTGGTTGTTCAAGCTGGCCACCGGCAAGGAGGGCATGGGCTACGGCGACTTCAAGCTGCTGGCCGCGCTGGGTGCCTGGCTGGGCTGGCAGATGGTGCTGCCCATCGTGCTGGGCGCCTCGCTGATTGGCGCCATCGTCGGCATCGCGATGAAGCTCAACAGCGCGCTGCGCGAGGGCCGCTACGTGCCCTTCGGCCCCTTCCTGGCCGGCGGCGGCCTGGTGGTGCTGTTCGCCGGCTCCGAGCGCGTGCTGGGCTGGCTGGGCTGGGCCTGA
- a CDS encoding type II secretion system F family protein has translation MATGAIAKNVKDFVFEWEGKDRNGKTVRGELRAGGEAMVSATLRRQGILVSKVKKRRNTGGKAIKQKDIAVFTRQLATMMRAGVPLLQSFDIVARGSTNPRLTRLLNDIRQDVETGTSLSASFRKHPMYFDALYCNLVEAGEAGGILEALLDRLAIYQEKTVALKNKIKSALTYPIAVLSVAFIVVAVIMIFVVPAFKDVFQSFGADLPAPTLAVIAMSEFFVSYWWAIFGFIGGGLYFFIQSWKRSESMQKRMDRLLLKIPVFGDLLYKSAVARWTRTLSTMFAAGVPLVEALDSVGGASGNAVFVEATEKIQRDVSTGAALTTSMQATAIFPTMVLQMASIGEESGSLDHMLSKAAEFYEDEVDEAVKALSSLMEPFIIVILGTVIGGIVVAMYMPIFKLGQVV, from the coding sequence ATGGCAACAGGCGCAATAGCCAAGAACGTCAAGGACTTTGTCTTCGAATGGGAAGGCAAGGACCGCAATGGCAAGACCGTGCGCGGCGAGCTCCGCGCGGGCGGCGAGGCCATGGTCAGCGCCACCCTGCGCCGCCAGGGCATCCTGGTCAGCAAGGTCAAGAAGCGCCGCAACACCGGCGGCAAGGCCATCAAGCAGAAGGACATCGCGGTCTTCACCCGCCAGCTCGCGACGATGATGCGCGCCGGCGTGCCGCTGCTGCAATCTTTCGACATCGTCGCGCGTGGCAGCACCAACCCGCGCCTGACCCGGCTGCTGAACGACATCCGCCAGGACGTCGAGACCGGCACCAGCCTGTCGGCCTCCTTCCGCAAGCATCCGATGTACTTCGACGCGCTGTACTGCAATCTGGTTGAAGCCGGCGAAGCGGGCGGCATCCTGGAAGCGCTGCTGGACCGCCTGGCGATTTACCAGGAGAAGACGGTCGCGCTCAAGAACAAGATCAAATCCGCCCTGACCTACCCGATCGCGGTGCTATCCGTGGCCTTCATCGTCGTGGCCGTGATCATGATCTTCGTCGTGCCGGCCTTCAAGGACGTGTTCCAGTCCTTTGGTGCCGACCTGCCGGCACCTACCCTGGCCGTGATCGCGATGTCGGAATTCTTCGTCAGCTACTGGTGGGCCATCTTCGGTTTCATCGGTGGCGGCCTCTATTTCTTCATCCAGTCCTGGAAGCGCTCGGAGTCGATGCAAAAGCGCATGGACCGGTTGCTGCTGAAGATCCCCGTTTTCGGCGACCTGCTCTACAAGTCCGCGGTCGCGCGCTGGACCCGCACCCTGTCGACGATGTTCGCCGCCGGCGTGCCCTTGGTCGAGGCCCTGGACTCGGTCGGCGGGGCGTCGGGCAATGCGGTGTTCGTCGAGGCGACCGAGAAGATCCAGCGCGATGTTTCGACCGGCGCGGCCCTGACCACCTCGATGCAGGCCACCGCCATCTTTCCCACGATGGTGCTGCAGATGGCCTCGATCGGTGAGGAATCCGGCTCGCTGGACCATATGCTGTCCAAGGCCGCCGAGTTCTACGAGGACGAAGTGGACGAGGCGGTCAAGGCCCTGTCCAGCCTGATGGAACCCTTCATCATCGTGATCCTCGGTACCGTGATCGGTGGCATCGTCGTCGCGATGTACATGCCGATCTTCAAGCTCGGCCAGGTGGTCTGA